From the Methanoculleus caldifontis genome, the window AGAGCAGGACGGCGATGACGCTGCCGGTGACGACGCTCCCCCGCGTCCTGATGCCGACATACCCGTTCAGGCTCCGGGAGAACCCGGTGCACCGGCCGGCAAGATCGGTGCCGCCGATGCCGGGTAAGGTGCGAAGCCTCTGCGGGAGCCCGGCAAACTCAAACAGCATGAAGACCGTGACGGTGATGGTCACCAGGACGTCGATCGCGAGTTCCGTGAGCCCCGCGACGACCGCCTCGACGGAGGGGAGGAGAGACGCGTCGCCGGACGCCCCCGGGATCTGCCCTCCGAGGTCGGGGCCCGTGCCGCCGAGGAGCGCCAGCTGCTCCTGCAGGAGCTCCTGGTAGGCCGGGAGGGCCTGTTCGATCTGGAGGAGCGAGATGCCGAGGACGGCGATCAGGAGCAGGCTCGCTCCGGCGATGAGCCCGACGAGGGCGAGGACCGCCATCCATCGCCGGAATCCTCGCCGCTCCAGCCAGCGGACGGCCGGAGAGGCGACGACGGAGATGACGAGGGCCGCGAGGACCGGGTTTGCAAGCGGGGCGGCAACGTGCATCCCGGCGACCAGGATGGCGCCGATGACGAGGACGCGGGCGAGCGAGGCGAGCGTGGACGAGGAGGGCTGCATTTCAGTCGTGCGCGGGTGTAATCCGGCCCCCTCCTTTCAGGACTCCGCCGGTCCGCCCGAACCTCTTCCCCGCCGGCATATCCTTTGCTTCACGCGCGGGCTCACCGGTACGCCGCGCCTGCCGTAACGTCATCACGGGAAGAGGTCTGGTCCTCGTATATAAGCGTACCCGGTCTCCGGGTGGCGGCCTCTACCGGGCGCCGCCCCGTGCGGCGGAGTCGGCCGCGGCGTCCTCCTCACCGTCGGGGCGGGGGAAGACCGCCCTGTTCAGCCTGCCGCGGACGAACTTCCGTATCCGGGGGAAGCCCTGCTCCCACCGGGCCCGGAGGATGGGGACGGTGTAGGGGAGGTGGTGCGGGAGGACTGCCGTCCCCATCACCGCCTTCTCGACGAGCGGCCGCTCGCGGCCGATGATGACGGTTTCTCTCCGGGCGACGGCGTCCAGGAACTCCTCCACGGTTTCGGCCTCGGCGCAGGTGACGACCCCGCCGAGTTCGTGGAGGAGGTGGCCGTCGGTCCCCCCGGTCCGGCCGAGGCGGTGGGCGGCGGCGAGCCCGGCGGCCTTCAGGTTGTGGGACCGGGCCATCCCGCCGCAGATCACCTCGAGGGCGTCGAGGCGGGAGAAGACCTCCTGGCCGATGCATCTGCCCGCGACGCACCGCTCGACCCCCCGGTTCAGGAACGCATACCCGCAGGGGTGCGCCTCGGCGGCGATGCAGGCGTAGCCCTCGCGGCGATCGAGTATCTCCTCGGTGTCGAGACGAATTGCCGTGAACGGACCCTCTCCACGGTTCTTCTCGACGTGGCGGCGGTAGAAGTCGACGAGATCGGCGGCCGAGTAGAAGTAGAGGAGGAGGTGCGGACCGTCGCTGGCGCTGACCTCGATCCCGGGGATGAGGGAGACGTTGCTCTTGTGCCGGCCCGCCTCGACGACGCCGCTCGTCTGGTTGTGGTCGGTGATCGCAAGCCCGATCCCCCGCCGGGCCGCGAGCTTCAGAGCGTCCCGGACGGAGGTGACGGAGTCGGAGTGGCGGGTGTGGAAGTGGAGGTCCGCCGGGAGCAGCCCGAGACGCCGGATCTCCTCTGCTCGGGGCTTCTCAAATATGATATCCTTGTGATAACGCATGGGATCGCTGTCTGTTCGATCACCGGTTGGTTGCCGGGGATAAAAAGGGTTGCCGGTTCCCCGCAGATCAGGCCGCGACGGCAGTTATACCGCCTCCGCTGCCTCCCCCGTCGGTATCGGCTCTCGCAGCCAGTCGAGGGCCGCTTCCAGGTGGTCGTCGGAGAAGAAGCGGACGTCGATCCCGGTAAACCCGACGAAGAGACCGGGCAGGCGGTGCATCCACTCCTCCCACTTCTCGCCGCCGGTGATGGCGATCCTGTCGACCTGCCCGATCCCGTACCACCGCTTGAGGGCCTCCCAGTGCCCGCGGGGTTTCCAGCCGTGGAAGTCCACGACCGAGAAGATGACCCGGACGATGGGGTGGTTCCTTGCCGCCGCCTCAAGCGCCGGGATCAGCCTCGCGGCGTAGTCCTCGTCCGTCATCTCGCCGTCGAACCGGAACCCGACGACATTCTCCGCACCTGTCTCCATCTGCTCGAGCATGGCGCCCCCCTTCCGGCGCGCACCGGAAAAAGGTTTTGGCCGTCACCCGGCGGAGGCCGCCGGGCCCGGGCTCCTCCTCCTCGCCCCCCGTTTACGGGGTAGGCGGCGGGACTGCCGCCGTTGCCGTCGTCCCGGCACCGAAGGCGCCGCGGAGGTTCGCCTCCTCCGCATCCGAGAGCGAGGTCCGGATGACGCGGCCGCCGTAGTCCTTGATGGCGGCGACCACCTTGTCCGGCGTCATCTTCTTGACGAGCAGGAAGACCGCGGAGTTGCCCGGCCCGACGCTCTCCGCGACCTCCTTGATGAATTTATCATCGATGCCGTAGTCGGAGAAGCGTCCCGCGAGCGCCCCGGCGATCGCGCCGATGGCAAGTCCGAAGATGGGGGCAAAGAAGATCAGGCCGATGAGAAGCCCCCAGAAGGCGCCGGAGAGCGCCCCCATGCCGGCGAGGTTGGTCGCCTGCTTGATCTCGGTCTTCCCGTCCCGGTGGTGGACGACGACCACGAGGTCCTCGAGTTCGATCGTGTGCTCCTTTGTCAGGTCGATCAGCCGGTCCCTGACCCGGAACGCGGTATCCTCGCCATCATAGGCGATGGCAATCAGATCACTCATAACTCCTCCCGCACATAAATGCGGCCGAAGATATCTTCCGGGATATATATCCTCTGCGGTCGGTCCGGGAATGGTCGGGTGTTATCCCCTTCGCTCCCCGGAGCCCATCAGTTCCCCCATCCAATGGGTCTCCTCCCAGCTCTCGAGGAAGAGTTTCACCGCGATCGTCAGGGGTATGGCGAGGAAGACCCCGACCGCCCCGAAGACGAAGCCCCAGAAGACGATGGAGAAGAGGACGACGAACGGCGAGAGGTCGAGTTCCCTCCCGGCCATCCGGGGGAGGAAGAGGTTCTCGGCGGCGGCGTCTATGAGGGCGATCGCGGCGATGACGGCCACTGCTCCCGCCGGTCCGTACTCGATGAGGGCGAGGAGCGTGGGCGGGATCGCGGCGGTGAGGAGACCGACGTAGGGGACGTAACTCAGGACGAAGGCGATGAATCCCCAGAGCACCGCGAAGTCGACCCCGAGGAGGGCGAGGAAGAGCCCGGTCCCGACGCCGGTGATCAGGTTCACCTTGGTCCTGACCAGCACGTAGTCGATGAGGAGCCGGCCCGACTGGGATAAGTGCTGGAAAGGAGAACTCTCCGGCCCCAGGCGCCGGGCGAGCACGGCCGCGAGCCGCGGAGCTTCGATGAGGAGGAAGGCGATCGCGATGAAGACGATGACGGCGTCGAAGGCGACGGATCCGAGCTGCTGGGCGAGCCCGGCAATCTGCTGGATCACGTATCCGCGGTCGACATAGTCCCATACGCTGATGCTCGCAGGGTCGATGCCGTACCCGGCGAGCATGGCGACCTGCGCCTCCAGCGCCTTCTCGTACTGCGGCAGAGAGAGAATAAACCCGGTGAGGGCCGCCGCGAGGAAGGCAACCGTCCCGGCGAGGAGCGCGGCGAGGCCGGCGACCACCGCTCCGGCGGCCAGGATCCGCGGCATCCCGCGGCGGGTCAGCCATGTCATGACGGGCGCGGTGATCATGGCGAAGAAGACGGCGACGAGGAACGGGCCGAGGATCGGGGTTGCGGTCCGGACCCCCGCGAGCACGATGACGACCGCGGCCCCGACGATCGCGATCCGGGCAGGGGGAGAGAGGTTCCTGGCCATATCTACAGGGATGGTTTGGGCGCCCGACGAGATAGAGTTTTTCCGGACAGGTTCAGCCCCTCTCCCGGGCCAGGGCCTCCCCGGCCCGGATCGCCTCCCGAAGCGACTCCCCGATGACCGGCGTCGCGACGAAGACGTTCTCCCGGCCGACGGCGGCGGCGGTCCCGGTCTCTTCGAGACCCGCAAGGAGCTTCGGGTCGACTTCGGCGAGGACGAGCCGGCTGCCGTGGGCGCCGACCTGCCGGGCGTAGCGCTCCAGCATCCGGAAGAGCCCGCTCCCGGCCTCGACCCTCCCCCGGAGGGCGAGGACGACGACGGCGCCTTCGACCCCTTCGGGGGAGGGGAGCGAGCGTTCGATCGCCCGGAGGGTGGCGAAGTAGACGCTGCCGGAGACCGAGAGGACGGTGAGCCGGCCTGCCGTGAGCCGGCCCGGCGGGGGCTCTTCGCGGAACATCCCCTCCCCGACCGGGACGAGGCGGACGACGGAGGCCTCGCGGGTGGAGGTGACCAGGTAGATGCCGAGCGAGAGGAAGACGCCGACGTAGATGCTGTACTGGAGCGGGAGGACCTGGGTGGAGACGAAGGTGGCGAGCATCGCCCAGCGTCCGGGGCGGGAGTACCTGCAGATGCAGGTGATCTCCCTCGGCCGGTACATGAGTTCGGCCCCGATGAGGATCAGGATGCCGGCGAGGGCCGGGAGCGGGATCTGTTCCGCGAGCGGTCCCGCAACGATGATGATCGCCCCGACGATGGCCCCGGAGATGAGGTTCGCCGCCCGGGTCTCTGCCCCCGCGCCGACGTTCAATGCCGTCGCCGCGAGCGAGCCGGCCGAGGGTGCGCACTGGAGGAAACTGCAGACGATGTTCGTCACGCCCTGCCCGGAGAAGTCGCGGTTCACATCGGCGATGGTCCCGTCGCGTTCCGGGATCGCCTCCGTGACCCCGACGGCCATCACGAGCCCGATGATGGCGAGGGCGAGCGCGGGGACGAGGAGACCGGGCGCGAGAGCGATATCCGGGATGACGGGGAGAGGGAGGCCGGCAGGGACGGCGCTGATATCGCCGACGAGCGCGACCTCCGGCAGGGCGGCCTGAACGAGGGGGGCGGCGATGATGAGCGGGAGGAGAAGGGCGACGGGGCGGAGGCGCGGCACCCGCCGGAAGGCGACGACGAGGCCGATGGTGAGGAGGCCGATGCCGAGCGCTTCGGGCTGGACCCCTTCCGTGTGGGTGAGGAGGTCCACTACCGCGAGGATCTGGACCGGGTTTCTCGGGAGGTCGTAGCCGGTGAGGTTGCCGAGCTGGCCGACGATGATCAGGAGCGCCGCCCCGACGATGAACCCGGTCAGGACGGCGTTCGATATGAACCGGGTCAGGCTGCCGGCCCGGACGAGCCCGAAGCCGAGCTGGAAGAGCCCGACGAGGAGGGTGAGGACGAAGAGGGTGGCCGGGACGTCGGCCTGCGGCACCGGGGCGAGGACGGAGAAGAGGGAGACCGCGAGGACGTTTGAGAGCATCACCTTGAGATAGGAGGAGCCGGTGAGGAACGCCGCGAACGCCGTCGCGAACGCGGCGGTGTAGAGGCCGTAGATGGGGTCGATCCCGGCGACGAGGGCGAACCCCATCCCCTGCGGGATCCCGACGAGGGCGGTCGTCGCGCCGGCGGCGAGGTCGGCGGGAAGGCTCCTCCTCCACTGCGGTGTGCCGGCGGGCATGCCCCGGAAGGGGGCGGGGCGCGGGATATAGTTACCCCTGCCCGGTGAGGACCGCCTGCTCGCTCTTCCCGGCGCGGAGCTGAACGACAAGGAGTTCATAGGCGGAGACGAGGAGTGCGGCAAAGAGCGGGCCGAGGATAACTCCGATGATCCCGAAGAGGGCGAGGCCCCCGAAGAGGCCGATCATCATCAGGACGGGGTGGATCGCCATCCGCCTCCCCATCATCTTCGGCCGGAAGTAGAAGTCGGCGGACCCGGAGATCAGGGGGTAGCCGACGGCGAGCATCACGACCGCGCCTGATGTGTCCCCCTGGGCGAGGGCGTAGAGGGCCAGGAAGATGATCAGGATCTGCGGCCCGAGGAACGGAATGAGCTGGAAGATGCCCATCAGGACGGCGAGGACCAGGACCTGACCGTAGCCCCAGAAGACGAAGAAGGGAACGGCGATGAGGAAGGTGATGAGGGCCACCTGGACGTTGACGATGTAGACGGCGTAGAGGGTGTCGACGGTCTTGCCCGAGAGGCTGTTCACCGAGGCAGCGAGTTGTTCGGGGAGGACGGACCGGAGTTCCTGTGCCACGTGGTCGCCTGAGAGGACGAAGAGGTAGAGGGCGAGGAAGAAGATGAAGGCTTTCAGGAGGATCATGGGGAGGCTCATCGCGATGCTCGCGAGGTAGGCCTCGAAGATATTGACGACGGCCTGGAGGGTCTCGGCCACCGCGTCAGGGGTGAGGATGCCGGCGTCGGGGAGCGCCTCGACCCAGCCGATGATGATGTTTGCCATGTTGAAGATGTAGCCGGCGTTGGTGTAGACGATCGCCGCCGTCAGGACGATCAGTCCCGATATGGAGGCGAAGGCGAGGAGCGTGATGATGGCGGCGGCGATGCGGTCGGAGGATCTGCAGGCCAGGCGCTGCTTGAACGGGATGAGGACGACGGCGAGGGAGAGCGCGAGCACGATGGCGTCGAGGAGCGGCCAGAAGGCGATGAGGATCCCGGCGAAGATGAGGAGGGCGAGGATCAGCGTCAGGAGACCGGTGTCGGAGTATCTGGTGGTCACTATCTCCCGTATGTGGATCTGGCATATGAGCCCTTCGTAACGCATCCTGTCGTTTTTGATTGAGTTTTAGAGGATACTGCGGTTGGATTTGCAGGGAGTGAATCCTGTGCGGGAGCACCGTATCGGGAGAGATCGCTGCCTGCAGGGCCGGCCCGATCCCGGTTGTCCGGGCGGGGGATCCGGCAGCAAACTTTAACCCCCCTGTCCCCATAGCCCTGAGTGGATGCGCGTTTCGGCTGCAAGCGATGGGCGGGGTGATGCAGATGGGTGACGAGCAGAATGCGGAGACAGTGGGAAGACTCTTTGAGGCGTTCGGGCGCGGGGATATCCCGGGCGCCATGGAGTTCTTTGCCGAGGATGTCGATTTTCGATCGCCGGTGACACGTATTCATCATCAGGCGCTCACGTGGGCGCGTCCCCGCCACGGGCGCGAGGAGGTGAGACGGTTCTTCGGAGAGATGGCTGCAGAGGTGAGGCCGGAGCCGTTCGAAGTTCTGACGCTCGTCGCCCGGGACGATATGGTTGCCGTGGAAGGGCGAAACAGGGGGACCGTCAACGCAACGGGGGTGCAGTTCGTCCATGACTGGGCGATGTTCTTCTCGTTCCGGGACGGCAGGATCGTACGGTGTTATCACTACTATGACACGGCAGATCTCCTTGCGGCGTTTTGAGGCGCCGGGAGCCGTGTGCCCCGGCCGCAACTCCCCCGGGAGGGAGGGGTTCAGCCACCGGGGATCTCTTCGAAGGTGATGTAACGGTCCCCGTTGCTGAGGATGACGGGGTGGAAGCGGACGGTCTTCTCCTCGCCGTTCTTACACCGCGCCCGGCCGGTCTCCGGCGTTGTCCTGCCGGCATCCCGGGGGGCAACCGTCTCTCCCCGGCAGTCCGAATCGGGAAATGCCCGGGTGAACCATTCCCCGCCTGCTGCAACATCGTCCTCTGTATACCCGAAGAGTTCGGTGAACTGCCGGTTGACGAAGAAGGCCCGATCGCCCTCTCCGACGATTGCGGCGGGGATGGGGGTGAGGTCGAAGACTTCGCGGAACCGCTCTTCGCTCTCCTGCAGGACCTCCTCCGTCCTCTTGCGGTCGGTGATGTCCCGAAGGATCCCCTCCCGGAAGAGGGGTGCGCCGTCTGGATCACAGGTTATCACGAACCGGTCGGAGAGCCACCGGTATCTGCCGTCCCCGCACAGGAACCGGTAATCGACCGTCCCTTCCTTCTCTCTCAACGAGGTGCCTATCTTATCGGTCAGTACCCGTTCAAGATCTTCGGGGTGGACGCGCCTGAGGATCGCGTCCACGTTCAGGCCCAGGATCTCCTCTACGGGGTAGCCGGTGATCTGCTCGATTGCGGGGCTGAAGTAGTCGAAACGGCCTGACCGGAGATCCCGCCGGTATAAGGCGTCGGTGGAGTTGTCGAGGATCGATCTGAACCGCGCCTCGCTCTCCCGCAGGGCCGCTTCAGCCCTCTTCCATGCCGTTGTGTTGAACCCGATGTGAGCGAGGCGGTTCACGCTGCCGTCCTTCTCGATGATGGGGATGAGATGGTGCTCGTAGTCAAGTTCCCGGCGCGTATCTTCCCAGATCACCGCCTGCTTCTCCCGAACCGCTCTCTCCAGGTATCTCGCCCGGATCTCGGCGATCTCGGGAGGCAGGTAGGCGGCTATGTTCCTGCCCACGTAATCCTCGAGACGCACGCCGAGCCTCCTCGGGGCCACTTCATTGCTCACGAGCACGGTCCCCTCGCTGTCGATGAGGTGCGCCGGCTGCGAGAGGGCAAACATGAACGCGTGGAGGTTGTCTTCGCTCTTCTTAAGCGCCTCCATCATCCGGTGCCGGTCGGTGATGTCTTCGAGGACGACGGTAAGGCCTCTCTTGCCGTCTTCAAAGGTCGTCGGGATCACCTGGAGGTGGAAGAAGAGGTCCCCGCCGTCGTGCGGGTGCCGGAGGTCGGTGACGACCTGCTCTTTATCCATGCCTTCCATCACGGCCATGGCCTCCGGGGCGGAGACGACCGGCAGGTCTGCGGCCGCCAGGGTCAGGCCTATGAGATCGTCCTTCTCACGCCGGGCGAGTTTGCAGTACCGGTCGTTGATCTGGACAATCTTCCCGGTGCTGTCGAGGACCAGGATCAGGTTTCTGGTGAAGCAGAGGAACGCCGAGAGCGGCACCCGCCGGGCCCGGTAATAGACTTTGGCCGTGCCGAACTCCCGCAGTTCAACCTGGCCGTTTGCCCGGAGGAGTTCCAGCTGTCGGGCTGCCGTGTTGCGGTTGATCCCGGCCTCGCGGGCGATCTCGGCGATGGCCATCCCTTTGGGGCGGGACCTGAGAACGTTGAGGACGCGGGCGGCGGTATCCTGCTCCTGCTGCATGATGAGTGTTCAACTGGGGACATTGTGATATACTTTTGCAGGGGGGGAAGAGTGGGGAGGCGACTTATACCGGAGGGCGCAGAACCCGGGACGGGCGGGTTCATAATACGGTTGTTGCAGGGATCCTGGGGCGCCGGCAGGAGGGAGCTCGTGCCCGGGGATATGCCGGTTCTCATTTTCCAGAAGGGCGGTTTGTAGCCGGCCTGCTATCACCGTCCGGGAGCAGTTGATCCACGGACTTGTTGCCTGCCGTATGCCGGGATCTGCAGTGCCTGATGAAAATCTCCAGGACCTCCCTTCTCCTGTTGGGAATCGTCATCGATCAATTTATTGACCGGTAGGGGCAATTGAGCGTCTGGACACCTGCATGTATAATCCTGTGCAGTGGCTCATGGAGGTGACTGCCGATGGAAGCGAAGACGCTTGATGAGATCAGGGTTCGGGGGTTCGAGGCACTGGTGAAGAGCCTCGGGCCTGCCGATGCGATACGGTTCATCCGGAGTTACTCCCACGGAAGCGGAGACTATACCCGGGAGCGCAAGGCCTGGCTCGAGCAGGACCTCTATGCGGTCGTTGCAGGGATCCTGGAGCGCCGGAAGAAGGAGACCCGGGCCTGACGGGTGCGCCTGCACTGGTCTTCCGACACATAACCTGCTTTTTTCCCGGACCGATCTGTCTCCCGACGGAGAACCGCGGTCTTGATCACGAGTGGGCCTGTCGCGCCCATGTCCGGTGCGACTCCTCCGTTCTCTGATGGGCATCGTTCCGATCCGGGATTGTCCGGCCGCATATGAGGGGCCGGCATGGCTGTATCGGACTCTCCGGCTCCCTTGAGTTGGCGGATTTCGCCTACTCCCGATCTCCCGGTCAGGGCGATAACGGCATATTTATCCTACCTTGCACGAGACAGAACCCTGCTCGCGGAAAAGAGGGCTCTCACCGGTCCAGTGGCTCTATCTTGTGTTCAGTCCCCCCGCAGTTGGTATCCTGCGGAATTCCAGCCCCTCCGTTAACGCGTTATCAAGAATGGGATTATGATGAGTTCAGAGCAAACGGCGTTTCGGGCGATCGTTACTGTGGCCCTTCTGGCCGCGCTGGTCGTTGCACCGGCCGCGGCACAGAGGACCGTTAGCACCGGCAACACCATCTATGTAGGTGAAGAAGACCTCAACGTCACTGCAGTATTTCCAGGCACTACCAGCGGATACCTGGTTCACTTCAGCAGTCCCACCGACAGGACTGTTGTGGGAGCACCTATCAGCGTCGTTGCCACCTCGAGCTTCGACCTGACTGCAACTGCAGTCGGACAGAATACGGGTATCTGGTATGCTTTTGCCACTCCCGACTACACGGGCGCTCCCATTGGAGACGTTCTCGTCCAGACCCCCTCGACGAACCTCCGCGTTCTCCTGGGGAGCACCGGCACCACGTCCGTCGACGGCCAGAGCATAACCCGGTCGAGCGCTATCCGGTTCCGGGTTGACCACAACCTTGCAGGCCTGGGCACCGGCACGAACGACCCCAATTACAACACGATTGAGGTCCGGCTGACCACGCCCGGCGGCGGTACGGTCACAACCTTCGGTGGCGAGAGCCTCAGACTGCAACTTACCGGCCAGTGGACCGAGACCAACCCGATCAACCTGACCGGCGCCATGGTCGGCACGTACACCGCCAGAGGTGTCTGGCCCACCGCAGCCGGCCTCGGCACGGAGTACAACACCAACGCCGTGACATTCCAGGTCTCCTCCGGAGCGGTCGGCATCACCTCGAACAAGGACACTGTTGTTCGTGGCAACTCGTTCACCGTGACCATCACCGGCGAATCCGGGCAGGACTACTTCCTGACCCTCCAGAACCCCGGTGAGCAGCCCCCGACGTTCCGCGCGAATCAGGTCGGCGTGACCCCGAACACGGCTACCAACGCGACCGTCAGGACCACGGCAGCCGGGACCCGGTCTGTCGAACTGACCTCCACCAGGGCTACCAGAGAGGCAAGCTACACCCTCCGCGTTACCGACCCGCGTGACCCGAGCAGGTACGACGAGGTCCGCGTGAGGGTCGAGACCGGCACGGTCACCGTCACCGCCTCCGGCACCGGCGTCTACTATATCGGCGAAGAGATCACCTTCTCCGGAACCAATACCGACAGCGACACCGTTTACCTCTTCATGACCGGTCCGAACCTCGGCACCCGGGGTGTTCATCTCCTCGGTACCCTGAACCCGGTCGTCAACGGCTCTGCTGCCAGTTTCGTCAACGTGGACGTTGAGGCTGACGACACCTGGTCCTACCGGTGGGTCACCCACGGAGTCACCAGGTTACTTGACTCCGGCGGCTACACGATTTATGCGGTCTCCGCCCCCCACGATAAGGACAACCTCGCTAATGTCGCGTATGCCGCCCGCATTATCCAGCTCCGGCCCGGCTTCGTCACCGCGACCATGAGCAGTACGATTGTTGCGAAGGGCGACGACGTGACGATCACCGGTACCGCACAGGGCAACCCGGCCAACGTCCGCATCTGGGTCTTCGGTCCGTACTACTACGGCGGCGCTAACGGAGCGTTAGGGGTCCAGACCGTCAGTGTCGAGTCCGACGGCAGCTTCAAGTACAACGTTCTCAACACCGAGAACCTCGTTGCCGGACAGTATTTCGTCGTCGTCCAGCACCCGATGGGCACGAGCTTCGAGGTTGCACAGGGTGACGTTAACGCCAGACAGAATGCCAGCAGCATCTACCGTGCTGATCAGACCGGCGCGACGAGCGTCTTCGTTGCGAACCTCGTGACCCTCCAGGCCTCTGAGGCAGCAAACACGCTGATCAACGCCCTTGACTCTCCCTACGCCAACGACGCCTACACCAAGCTCACCTTCTTCCTCCTCTCCGGTGACGACCCCGCCCCGCCCTCCGGCGACAACCTCACCCTCTCGGCGGGCTGGAACTTCGTCTCGATCCCCCGGCCCCTCGCGGCCGGCAACGACACCGCGGCGATCTTTGCCGGCGTCGACGCTGACGGCCACTCGGCCCTCCGCTACGATACCGCTAACAGGAGCTGGACGGCCCTTCAGAAGACCGACCGACTTGCCCCCCTCGAGGGGTTCTGGGTCTACTCGGCCGCGCCCGTGACAGTCCCCCTCACCTTCTCGACCGACTCCCTCCTCCCGCCTGCAGAGCGCACCCTCGCTCCGGGCTGGAACGCCGTCGGGATCACCGGGACAGCCCCGGCGACGGCGAGGGACGCCCTCTACTCGGTCAACGCACAGTGGACGACCCTGATCGGCTACGACGCCGGGAAGCAGGCCTTCGAGACCGGGATCGTCAACGGCGGGAGCGGGGCATACGCCGATACCCGATCGGTCCATCCCGGCCGGGGCTACTGGCTCTACATGACCGGGCCGGGCACCCTCTGCGCCATAGGAGCGTGATGCGGGTGAGACAGATCCTCGTTCTGCTCCTCCTCCTCGCCCTCGCGGCGCCCGCGTCCGCCATCCCGGCCCTCCCCGCGGAGTTCTCGGGCACGGTCACGATCGACGGGAGCCCGGCGCCGGCCGGGACCGCCATCACCGCCCGGATCGGCGACCGCGACTGCGGCTCGCTCACCCTCGTCGCCGCCGGGGCCTTCGGCGGAGAAGGCATCTATGATAACCGCCTGATCGTCAACGGAGAGGACAGCGATGCCGGGAAGACGATCATCTTCCTCGTCGGCGGCATTGCCGCCGGCTCGGCCGTCTACACCCCGGGTACCTCGACCACGATCGCTCTCGCAGCGACGGGGGGCACGGCACCCGGCGGCTCTTCCGGGTCGTCGTCAGGCGGCAGCGGCGGTTCGGGCAGCGGCCCGTCCACCACCCCGTCCGCCACCCCGTCCGCCACTCCTACGCCGACGGCAACGGTGACGGAGCCTGCTGGGACCGACACCCCCGACGCCGGTGAAGAGGGCGCGGTCCGGCAGGAGACCCCGGCCCTCGCGGCGACGACGACCGTCCCCCTCGCCGATCCCACTCTGACCTTCGGGCCCGTGGTCTCTGCGGTCGCGGTGCAGCAGGCCGGGCTGCCGTTCTCGTGGCTCGCGGGACTTGCGGCCCTCGCCGGGGCGGCCTGTCTTGCCCGTACGCGGAAGGGTTGACAACCCCTCGCGTCCGGGGTAAAGGGAGCGCCGGTGCCGGAGAGTATAAGTGGATAGGCGCAGGATCACAGAGTAACGATGCATCCTCTCACCCGGATCCGGCTGAATCTCCGCACCATCCGGGAACGCTACGGTGTGGCCCGTATCGGCATCTTCGGGTCCGTGGCGCGGAACGAGGCCACCGCGGCAAGCGACATCGATATCCTGGTGGAGTTTCGGGAGGGGGAAGAGACTTTCGATGCCCCGCGCCTGGCGGCGCTCGAGCTCCTGCCCGTAGGAGCGTCGCCTTTCGCACCTGGCGGTGCTCACGCTCACTTCGTTCACGCTTCACACCTGCGGTGTTCGAACTCCGTTCCTGACGGAACGTCGTCCTTCGAAGCCTGATGGCTTCTCAAACTCGCTTCGCTCACGCTTCGAAGCCTGATGGCTTCTCAAACTCGCTTCGCTCACGCTTCGAAGCCTGATGGCTTCTCAAACTCGCTTCGCTCACGCTTCGAAGCCTGATGGCTTCTCAAACTCGCTTCGCTCACGCTTCGAAGCCTGATGGCTTCTCAAACTCGCTTCGC encodes:
- a CDS encoding AI-2E family transporter; this encodes MQPSSSTLASLARVLVIGAILVAGMHVAAPLANPVLAALVISVVASPAVRWLERRGFRRWMAVLALVGLIAGASLLLIAVLGISLLQIEQALPAYQELLQEQLALLGGTGPDLGGQIPGASGDASLLPSVEAVVAGLTELAIDVLVTITVTVFMLFEFAGLPQRLRTLPGIGGTDLAGRCTGFSRSLNGYVGIRTRGSVVTGSVIAVLLWLMGIDAPVLWAILIVLFSYIPYLGLPIISIAPTGLAWLQHGLPGAVAVAAGIAAVDYLSRTLLAPHPAEEELGLSPLVIILSVFFWFLVLGVPGLFLAVPLALFAKAVLGAVDDTRWLAALMEPAEQSP
- a CDS encoding PHP domain-containing protein, which produces MRYHKDIIFEKPRAEEIRRLGLLPADLHFHTRHSDSVTSVRDALKLAARRGIGLAITDHNQTSGVVEAGRHKSNVSLIPGIEVSASDGPHLLLYFYSAADLVDFYRRHVEKNRGEGPFTAIRLDTEEILDRREGYACIAAEAHPCGYAFLNRGVERCVAGRCIGQEVFSRLDALEVICGGMARSHNLKAAGLAAAHRLGRTGGTDGHLLHELGGVVTCAEAETVEEFLDAVARRETVIIGRERPLVEKAVMGTAVLPHHLPYTVPILRARWEQGFPRIRKFVRGRLNRAVFPRPDGEEDAAADSAARGGAR
- a CDS encoding SpoIIAA family protein, coding for MLEQMETGAENVVGFRFDGEMTDEDYAARLIPALEAAARNHPIVRVIFSVVDFHGWKPRGHWEALKRWYGIGQVDRIAITGGEKWEEWMHRLPGLFVGFTGIDVRFFSDDHLEAALDWLREPIPTGEAAEAV
- a CDS encoding DUF1269 domain-containing protein yields the protein MSDLIAIAYDGEDTAFRVRDRLIDLTKEHTIELEDLVVVVHHRDGKTEIKQATNLAGMGALSGAFWGLLIGLIFFAPIFGLAIGAIAGALAGRFSDYGIDDKFIKEVAESVGPGNSAVFLLVKKMTPDKVVAAIKDYGGRVIRTSLSDAEEANLRGAFGAGTTATAAVPPPTP
- a CDS encoding AI-2E family transporter, coding for MARNLSPPARIAIVGAAVVIVLAGVRTATPILGPFLVAVFFAMITAPVMTWLTRRGMPRILAAGAVVAGLAALLAGTVAFLAAALTGFILSLPQYEKALEAQVAMLAGYGIDPASISVWDYVDRGYVIQQIAGLAQQLGSVAFDAVIVFIAIAFLLIEAPRLAAVLARRLGPESSPFQHLSQSGRLLIDYVLVRTKVNLITGVGTGLFLALLGVDFAVLWGFIAFVLSYVPYVGLLTAAIPPTLLALIEYGPAGAVAVIAAIALIDAAAENLFLPRMAGRELDLSPFVVLFSIVFWGFVFGAVGVFLAIPLTIAVKLFLESWEETHWMGELMGSGERRG
- a CDS encoding SulP family inorganic anion transporter translates to MPAGTPQWRRSLPADLAAGATTALVGIPQGMGFALVAGIDPIYGLYTAAFATAFAAFLTGSSYLKVMLSNVLAVSLFSVLAPVPQADVPATLFVLTLLVGLFQLGFGLVRAGSLTRFISNAVLTGFIVGAALLIIVGQLGNLTGYDLPRNPVQILAVVDLLTHTEGVQPEALGIGLLTIGLVVAFRRVPRLRPVALLLPLIIAAPLVQAALPEVALVGDISAVPAGLPLPVIPDIALAPGLLVPALALAIIGLVMAVGVTEAIPERDGTIADVNRDFSGQGVTNIVCSFLQCAPSAGSLAATALNVGAGAETRAANLISGAIVGAIIIVAGPLAEQIPLPALAGILILIGAELMYRPREITCICRYSRPGRWAMLATFVSTQVLPLQYSIYVGVFLSLGIYLVTSTREASVVRLVPVGEGMFREEPPPGRLTAGRLTVLSVSGSVYFATLRAIERSLPSPEGVEGAVVVLALRGRVEAGSGLFRMLERYARQVGAHGSRLVLAEVDPKLLAGLEETGTAAAVGRENVFVATPVIGESLREAIRAGEALARERG